A genomic region of Caulobacter sp. NIBR2454 contains the following coding sequences:
- a CDS encoding sulfurtransferase TusA family protein gives MSDEVLVDARGHHCPVPTLRLRKALEQAPDGARVRLLADDPMARIDVPHFAKQAGFEILESGEAAGALSFLVVKPS, from the coding sequence ATGAGCGACGAGGTTCTGGTCGACGCTCGCGGCCATCATTGCCCAGTCCCCACCTTGCGTCTGCGCAAGGCCCTGGAGCAAGCGCCGGACGGCGCGCGAGTGCGGCTGCTGGCCGACGACCCCATGGCCAGGATCGACGTGCCGCACTTCGCCAAACAGGCGGGTTTCGAGATTCTGGAGTCCGGCGAAGCGGCGGGCGCCCTCAGCTTTCTGGTGGTGAAGCCGTCTTGA